CCCTGGGCCAGTGCTGGCCGTGGGGCGATCCCGAGATCGGGCCGCAGCTGCGCAGCCAGTGGCTGACGGCGATCGCCGGGGCGCTGGATCAGCCGGGGACCACGCTGGCGGTCGCCCCGTTGCGGCTGCTGGCCGAACCGGGCGGCGTGCTGGACGGGCTGGAGGCGCAGGGCTTCGAGGTCCGCGGTCCGGACTGGAAGGCCAGTCAGGCGGACTGAAAAACACCGTCCGACCCGTCCGACCCGTTCGGGGTGATCGTGCTGAATGACGATGTCAAAGACCGAAAAGACCGAGGCTAGAGCATCGCCACGTCAAATCCGGTCGCACCCTAAACGGCGGTCCCGCCCACCGTCAGGCCGCCGATCTTGAGGCTGGGCTGGCCGATGCCGACGGGGACGCCCTGGCCCGACTTGCCGCAGACGCCGACGCCGGGGTCGAAGGCGAAGTCGTCGCCGATCATCGAGACGTTGGTCAGGGCCGTCGCGCCGTCGCCGATCAGGGTGGCGCCCCGGACAGGCGCGGTGATCTTGCCGTCCTCGATCAGATAGGCCTCGGTGCACTGGAAGACGAACTTGCCGTTGGTGATGTCGACCTGACCGCCACCGAAGTTGGCCGCATAGAGGCCGCGCCTGGTGCTCGCGATCATGTCCGCCTGTTTGGCTGACCCGCCCTCCATGAAGGTGTTGGTCATGCGCGGCATGGGCATGTGGGCGAAGGACTGGCGCCGGCCGTTGCCGGTCGCGCGCTGGCCCAGCTGACGCGCCGACAGACGGTCGTTCATCAGCCCGACCATGATGCCGTCCTCGATCAGGACGGTCCGCGAGGTGGGCGTACCCTCGTCGTCCACCGACAGCGAACCGCGACGTCCGGCGATGGAGCCGTCGTCGACGATGGTGACGCCGGGGGCGGCCACGCGCTTGCCCATCATGCCGCTGAACACGGACGAGCCCTTGCGGTGGAAGTCGCCCTCGAAACCGTGGCCGATGGCCTCGTGCAGCAGCACGCCGGGCCAGCCGGCGGCCAGGACGACGTCCATCTCACCGGCGGGGCAGTCGACGGCCTCGAGGTTGACCAGGGCGCCGCGCAGGGCCTCGTCCACCTGGGCCTGCCAGCGCTCGGTCTGGATCCAGGTCTCGAACCCGGCGCGACCGCCGGCCCCCGACGACATCGTCTCGCGGCGGCCGTCCTTCTCGACCGTGACCGAGACGTTCAGCCGGACGAGGGGGCGTACATCGTTCACCGTCAGGCCGTCGGCGCGCAGGATCTCGATCGCACGGCGCTCGCCAACGATGGAGGCCGAGACCTGGACCACCCGCGGATCGCGAGCGCGGGCCCAGGCGTCGATTTCCTGCAGCAGGGCGATCTTGTCGGAGAAGGCCGGCGAGGCGAGGGGGTCGACCGCGTCGTAGAGCTTCTGGTTGGTGGCGCGGGGCCCTTCGGCGGTGGTGCCGGCGTGGCCCGACTTGGCCAGGGACGCGCTGTCAGCGGCGCGGCGCAGGGCGGCCGCGCTGATTTCGTTGGCGTGGGCGTAGCCGGCGGTTTCCCCGGCGACGACGCGGAGCCCGAACCCCTCGGTGGCGTCATAGGCGGCGGCCTTCAGGCGACCGTCGTCGAAGACCAGCGATTCGGATTCCGAGCGTTCCAGGAACAGCTCCCCGTCGTCGGCCCCGTGGAGCGCACCCTTGAGGATGGACAGGGCCTCGGACGGATCGACGCCCGAGGATTCGAGCAGGGGCGGCGGGGGGATGTGGACGGTCATGGACGGAAGATAGGGAGGAGGAGGCTGATTGTCTCCTCCCCGTCGCGCAGCGATGGGGAGGTGGATCCGTAGCGCAGCGGAGGAGACGGAGGGGGTCTTGCGACGCCAAGAACCCCTCCGTCAGCTCGCAAGGGCTCGCTGCCACCTCCCCATCGCCCTTCGGCGACGGGGAGGAGACTTGCGGCCTTACCCCACGCTCACGTCGCCCGAGCCGGAGACGTTCTGGTTGACCGTCGCGGGCCGCGTCGTGACGTCCACGTCGCCCGAGCCCGAGATCGAGATGTCCGCCCGACCGGTCGGGGCGACGGTCGCATCCCCCGAACCGGCGATGGCGACATTGGCGTCGGTGGCGGACAGGCCCGCCAGGTCGGCGTCGCCCGAGCCGGAGATGTCGAGTTCCAGAGCCCGGACCCTGCCACTGGCCCAGACCTCGCCGGAGCCGGAGATGTCGACCGCGAGCGTGTCCTGGTCGTAGTCCTTCAGCGTCAGGTCGGCGGAGCCTTCCAGGTTGAAGGTCGAGACGTTCGGGGCGGTGACGACGATGTGGACAGCCTCGGAGTGGGCCCACATGCCGTGGCCGTCGCGGTTGCGGCCGAAGACGACCGTCTCGTGGTTCGGGCCGTCGGCGTCGTCCGCGGTCCAGGTCAGGCGACCGTCGACCAGCCGGACCTTCTCGACCAGGTCGGCCGGACCGGTGACGGTGACGCCCGCGGTGTCGCCCTGGACGTAGTCGACGTCGGCCGCCAGATCGATGGTCAGGGTGTCGCCGCCGGTCCAGGCGATCTGGCGGGTGATTTCCGGGGTGCGGGTGTCGTCGGCCCGCTGGAAGCGCACAGTGTCGCCGTCCGGGTCGCGGAAGGTCCAGGACCAGCCGTGGCGGGCCATGTCGCGGCCGCCCAGCGCGAAGGCGCCGCCGAGGGAGGCCGTGGCCAGCACGAGGCCGGCGGCGGCGATGATGAACAGGGTCCGGATCATGCGGGGTCTCCCACGGCGGTGTTGCTGGATTGGGGCTCGAGCGCGGGCTTGAGCAGGCGGTAGTGCAGGCGGGCGAACCAGACGATGCCGTTGACCAGCCAGATCGTGACGATGGCCAGGAGGGCACCGGCGGAGGCGGCGGCGGCCATCAGGCCCAGACCCGCCAGGATGGAGGCGAAGGCTCCGCCCGGCATGTCGGCGAACGGCCCGGCCACCATGATGGCCCCGCCCGAGACGAACAGGGCGATGACGGCGATCCCGACCCCGAACAGGGTGCCGATCACGCCCATCAGGATGGGCAGCAGGATCAGGATGTCGATGGCCCCCAGACCCAGGACCGCGAACACGGCCCCGGCGGCGGCCGAGGGGTTCTTCTCCTGATGCCAGCGCTGGGCACCGGCCTCGGCCCGCAGCTCGCGCGCCAGACGGTCGGGATCCCCCAGGGCGGCGGCGACTTCCGCGTCCGTACGCCCGGCGGCGGCACCGTCTGTAAAGTGGGTCTCGTAGTCGTTCACGATGTCCGAAGCCGTCGAGATCGGCAGGCCGACCAGACCCTTCTTCAGACGACTGAGAAATTCGGCGCGGGTCATGCTGCTTCTCCCGGAGCAGGCGTCACGGGCGAATCGTCGGCGACGATCGCATCCACGGCGCGGGTGAAATGGGTCCATTCGGCGGACTGGGCGGCGAGCGCGTCGCGGCCGGCCGGGCTGAGCCGATAGTATTTGCGCGACGGACCCGACGAGGATTCGACCAGATAGGTCTCGACCAGGCCGTCGGTCTGCATGCGGCGCATCAGGGGGTAGATCGTGCCCTCGCCCATGTCGATCGCGTCCGACAGGCGGCTGGCGATCTCGTAGGCATAGC
This DNA window, taken from Brevundimonas subvibrioides ATCC 15264, encodes the following:
- a CDS encoding PadR family transcriptional regulator is translated as MPETIEIQLKKGVLGLCVLALLARADSYAYEIASRLSDAIDMGEGTIYPLMRRMQTDGLVETYLVESSSGPSRKYYRLSPAGRDALAAQSAEWTHFTRAVDAIVADDSPVTPAPGEAA
- a CDS encoding DUF1700 domain-containing protein, giving the protein MTRAEFLSRLKKGLVGLPISTASDIVNDYETHFTDGAAAGRTDAEVAAALGDPDRLARELRAEAGAQRWHQEKNPSAAAGAVFAVLGLGAIDILILLPILMGVIGTLFGVGIAVIALFVSGGAIMVAGPFADMPGGAFASILAGLGLMAAAASAGALLAIVTIWLVNGIVWFARLHYRLLKPALEPQSSNTAVGDPA
- a CDS encoding GIN domain-containing protein, whose amino-acid sequence is MIRTLFIIAAAGLVLATASLGGAFALGGRDMARHGWSWTFRDPDGDTVRFQRADDTRTPEITRQIAWTGGDTLTIDLAADVDYVQGDTAGVTVTGPADLVEKVRLVDGRLTWTADDADGPNHETVVFGRNRDGHGMWAHSEAVHIVVTAPNVSTFNLEGSADLTLKDYDQDTLAVDISGSGEVWASGRVRALELDISGSGDADLAGLSATDANVAIAGSGDATVAPTGRADISISGSGDVDVTTRPATVNQNVSGSGDVSVG
- the tldD gene encoding metalloprotease TldD produces the protein MTVHIPPPPLLESSGVDPSEALSILKGALHGADDGELFLERSESESLVFDDGRLKAAAYDATEGFGLRVVAGETAGYAHANEISAAALRRAADSASLAKSGHAGTTAEGPRATNQKLYDAVDPLASPAFSDKIALLQEIDAWARARDPRVVQVSASIVGERRAIEILRADGLTVNDVRPLVRLNVSVTVEKDGRRETMSSGAGGRAGFETWIQTERWQAQVDEALRGALVNLEAVDCPAGEMDVVLAAGWPGVLLHEAIGHGFEGDFHRKGSSVFSGMMGKRVAAPGVTIVDDGSIAGRRGSLSVDDEGTPTSRTVLIEDGIMVGLMNDRLSARQLGQRATGNGRRQSFAHMPMPRMTNTFMEGGSAKQADMIASTRRGLYAANFGGGQVDITNGKFVFQCTEAYLIEDGKITAPVRGATLIGDGATALTNVSMIGDDFAFDPGVGVCGKSGQGVPVGIGQPSLKIGGLTVGGTAV